GCCATGCCCATTTCAAGGGCCTTTTTCTCGTTGATCTGGTTGCTGTATCCGGTGCAGATCACCACGGGAACGGTTTCATCCACCTGGCGGATTTTTTCAAAAAGCTCCACCCCGCTCATTTCCGGCATACTCATGTCGGTCATGATAAGGTCGAACTTGGAGGGATTATTGCGGAACATGTCCAAAGCCTCGACCGGACTGGAAAGGGTGACGACGCCGTATCCCAGCCTTCCAAGCATTTGCTCGGCCATTTCCACCATGGAGGCCTCGTCATCCACAAACAGGATGGACTCGCTGCCGGAAGGCAGGTCCGTAATCTCCTCTTGTGCGCCTTCTTCCGATGCGGATTCCCGGGATATGGGAAAGTACAGGCTGAAAGCCGTGCCCTTGCCCGGAGAGCTTTCCACGGCAATGAATCCGCCGTGATTTTTCACAATGCCGTGGACCACGGCCAGGCCCAGGCCGGAGCCCTCCCCCACTTCCTTGGTGGTGAAGTAAGGATCGAATATTCTGTCCACATGCTCCGGCGGAATGCCCGGCCCCGAGTCCGCCACGACCAGTCGGGCGAAGTCCCCCCCACGCACATCCTGGGGCAGGGAGGGATGCCCGGACGGCAAGCTCACCCGTTCCAGGCTGATTTCCAGCATTCCTCCGGTTTGCTCCATGGCTTGGGAGGCGTTGAGGCAAAGGTTTGTGATCGCCTGATTCAGCATGGCGCCGTCCCCGTTAATAATGGCCTTGGCCTCTCCAAAATCCATACGGACATGGACTTTGCCCGGCAAGGTGAACCGGAGCAGGTTCAGGGACTCCCGGATGACGGGAACGATGTCCAGGGGGGCGAGGATTTTCTCCTCGGTCCGGGTGTACCGTAAAAGCTGCGCTATGATATCCCTGGCCCGAAGTCCGGCCTTTCTTATTTCCGCAAGGCTGAAATATTGCGGGTCCGACTCATCCACGTCATATAACAAGAGATCCGCATGGCCGAGCACAACGCCCAGGATGTTGTTGAAATCATGGGCCACGCCGCCTGTCAGGGTGCCGATGGCTTCCCTTTTCTGCACTTCCTGGAGCCTTTGCTCCAGGCGAAGCCGTTCCCCTTCGGCTTTTTTCCTTGCCTCGATGTCCCGGTTGACGCCCACCATGCCGATTGGCTTGCCTTCCTCGTTTCGAATAAAGGAGGTGGTCACTTCGGTCCAGGAAACGGTTCCGTCCTTG
Above is a genomic segment from Desulfatibacillum aliphaticivorans DSM 15576 containing:
- a CDS encoding response regulator → MIERLKKFLKPPLSGESRDKDFWRDRILQVILVAGLIIAFFALIPAAVMAIREGLWLIFFLDAATYAAGIFILVSSRLDFRFRAITVVLLIFIIGLYIIGNFGLLSGGAFCLFAFAVLSGLLLGIKAGAFALLLNACILLFFGALQGGGHWKPDLPFFPTMIRGWVAWATFMLMNAISTFAAASMIKAMEFLADKAQESNKELMEEQQKLIREIEEREKAEAALRESENRYRLLADNVSDVIWTYDMKKDKITYVSPSVYAARGYTPEEVLEQSLNEMLTLVSQEMAEKALKAGLERAFRPGIDSKRSRTLELQQISKDGTVSWTEVTTSFIRNEEGKPIGMVGVNRDIEARKKAEGERLRLEQRLQEVQKREAIGTLTGGVAHDFNNILGVVLGHADLLLYDVDESDPQYFSLAEIRKAGLRARDIIAQLLRYTRTEEKILAPLDIVPVIRESLNLLRFTLPGKVHVRMDFGEAKAIINGDGAMLNQAITNLCLNASQAMEQTGGMLEISLERVSLPSGHPSLPQDVRGGDFARLVVADSGPGIPPEHVDRIFDPYFTTKEVGEGSGLGLAVVHGIVKNHGGFIAVESSPGKGTAFSLYFPISRESASEEGAQEEITDLPSGSESILFVDDEASMVEMAEQMLGRLGYGVVTLSSPVEALDMFRNNPSKFDLIMTDMSMPEMSGVELFEKIRQVDETVPVVICTGYSNQINEKKALEMGMAAYVSKPMSMHGIASTLRQILDKKS